A window of Helicoverpa armigera isolate CAAS_96S chromosome 30, ASM3070526v1, whole genome shotgun sequence contains these coding sequences:
- the Hts gene encoding protein hu-li tai shao isoform X7, which translates to MADTDTEPLANGTAALSTEEEDERMKQRPADIDADVREMERRKRVEALMSSKLFREELERVLDQQMHEGSDAPLLQRIREMVGGRLHSGSMRGPACVLPINDIRGIEGVGYEKGEKILRCKLAAVYRLVDLFGWTQSGNHGQITARLNTAVESVLTTPRGLLPHEVTASSLVKVDMQGCVQDQGTTNFPVNVEGFALHAAVHAARPDIRVVLHVRCPAALAVSATKRGLLPLCHEAAALGPAPRHRPAAPLDDSERDLLVRALGPSAKVLILSGAGALCCGGTLEEAFFLARNLTAACEVQLRLAAVPADDLQLLEPQEIHQIYESVHKPPGDAHKWRVGGEEFEALMRMLDNAGFRTGYIYRHPLVKNDVPRPKNDVEVPPAVSSLGYLLEEEELYRQGLWKKGQGKTGERTRWLNSPNVYQKVEVLETGTADPKKITKWVDANNEEWVQDGSPAHSSTPVKIDTLQFVPKNTNPKEFKALQQQIKENRRADKISAGPQSHILEGVTWDEASKLIGEDAANTHTGDHVQVLMGAASKGIIQRGYQHNATVYSAPYARNPFDHVTDTDIDEYRRTVERKQRSDYDTDLSESEAISAAQMTSPIDTEEESRDEHRVLRIETKQAPVRSQPEVVLSDGEHTVNGDHSDAHQSTFSHSSKEGSPSKEVSTEESPKKDKKKKKGLRTPSFLKKKKEKKKSSTPQPA; encoded by the exons ATGGCCGACACAGACACGGAGCCGCTGGCGAACGGCACGGCAGCGCTCTCCACGGAGGAGGAGGACGAGAGGATGAAGCAGCGCCCCGCTGACATCGACGCG GATGTCCGCGAGATGGAGCGTCGCAAGCGCGTGGAGGCGCTGATGTCGTCGAAGCTGTTCCGCGAGGAGTTGGAGCGCGTGCTGGACCAGCAGATGCACGAGGGGAGCGACGCGCCGCTGCTGCAGCGTATACGCGAGATGGTGGGGGGACGCCTGCATAGTGGCAGCATGCGG GGTCCCGCCTGCGTGCTCCCCATCAACGACATCCGCGGCATCGAGGGCGTCGGCTACGAGAAGGGCGAGAAGATCCTCCGCTGCAAGCTGGCGGCGGTGTACCGGCTCGTCGACCTGTTCGGCTGGACGCAGT CGGGCAACCACGGTCAGATCACGGCCCGTCTCAACACGGCAGTGGAGTCTGTGCTGACGACGCCGCGAGGTCTACTCCCGCACGAGGTGACCGCCTCCTCGCTGGTGAAGGTCGACATGCAGGGCTGTGTGCAGGACCAGGGGACCACTAACTTCCCCGTTAATGTTGAAG GCTTCGCCCTCCACGCAGCCGTCCACGCGGCCCGGCCCGACATCCGCGTGGTCTTACACGTGCGCTGCCCCGCCGCGCTGGCCGTGTCCGCCACCAAGCGCGGCCTGCTCCCGCTGTGCCACGAGGCCGCCGCGCTGGGGCCCGCGCCGCGCCACCGCCCCGCCGCGCCGCTCGACGACAGCGAGCGCGACCTGCTGGTCAGGGCGCTGGGGCCCAGTGCCAAG GTGCTGATCCTCTCCGGTGCTGGTGCTCTCTGCTGCGGCGGTACTCTTGAAGAAGCGTTCTTCCTCGCTCGCAACCTGACGGCGGCCTGCGAGGTGCAGCTCCGCCTGGCCGCTGTGCCCGCTGACGACCTGCAGCTGCTTGAGCCGCAGGAGATTCACCAG ATCTACGAGAGCGTGCACAAGCCCCCCGGCGACGCGCACAAGTGGCGCGTCGGCGGCGAGGAGTTCGAGGCGCTCATGCGCATGCTGGACAACGCCGGCTTCCGCACCGGCTACATCTACCGACACCCGCTCGTTAAG aaCGACGTGCCTCGTCCTAAGAACGACGTGGAGGTGCCGCCCGCCGTCTCCTCGCTCGGCTACCTGCTGGAGGAGGAGGAGCTGTACAGGCAAGG GTTATGGAAGAAGGGTCAAGGCAAGACAGGCGAGCGCACTCGCTGGCTGAACTCGCCCAACGTCTACCAGAAGGTCGAGGTGCTGGAGACCGGCACCGCGGACCCCAAGAAGATCACCAAG TGGGTGGATGCTAACAACGAAGAG TGGGTGCAGGACGGGTCGCCCGCGCACTCGAGCACTCCCGTGAAGATCGACACGCTACAGTTCGTGCCCAAGAACACCAACCCCAAGGAGTTTAAGGCTCTGCAGCAGCAG ATCAAGGAGAACCGTCGTGCAGACAAGATATCTGCCGGTCCCCAGTCGCATATCCTGGAAGGAGTCACGTGGGACGAGGCCAGCAAGCTGATAGGAGAAGACGCCGCCAACACGCACACCGGCGACCATGTC CAGGTCCTAATGGGCGCGGCGTCCAAGGGCATCATCCAGCGCGGCTACCAGCACAACGCGACCGTGTACAGCGCCCCGTACGCCAGGAACCCCTTCGACCACGTCACCGACACCGACATCGACGAGTACCGCCGCACTGTCGAGCGCAAGCAGCGgtctgact ACGACACAGACCTGTCGGAGTCGGAGGCGATCAGCGCGGCGCAGATGACGTCGCCCATTGACACCGAGGAGGAGTCGCGTGACG AGCACCGCGTCCTAAGAATAGAGACGAAACAAGCGCCCGTGCGCAGCCAACCAGAGGTCGTGCTCAGCGATG
- the Hts gene encoding protein hu-li tai shao isoform X8 has product MADTDTEPLANGTAALSTEEEDERMKQRPADIDADVREMERRKRVEALMSSKLFREELERVLDQQMHEGSDAPLLQRIREMVGGRLHSGSMRGPACVLPINDIRGIEGVGYEKGEKILRCKLAAVYRLVDLFGWTQSGNHGQITARLNTAVESVLTTPRGLLPHEVTASSLVKVDMQGCVQDQGTTNFPVNVEGFALHAAVHAARPDIRVVLHVRCPAALAVSATKRGLLPLCHEAAALGPAPRHRPAAPLDDSERDLLVRALGPSAKVLILSGAGALCCGGTLEEAFFLARNLTAACEVQLRLAAVPADDLQLLEPQEIHQIYESVHKPPGDAHKWRVGGEEFEALMRMLDNAGFRTGYIYRHPLVKNDVPRPKNDVEVPPAVSSLGYLLEEEELYRQGLWKKGQGKTGERTRWLNSPNVYQKVEVLETGTADPKKITKWVQDGSPAHSSTPVKIDTLQFVPKNTNPKEFKALQQQIKENRRADKISAGPQSHILEGVTWDEASKLIGEDAANTHTGDHVVLMGAASKGIIQRGYQHNATVYSAPYARNPFDHVTDTDIDEYRRTVERKQRSDYDTDLSESEAISAAQMTSPIDTEEESRDEHRVLRIETKQAPVRSQPEVVLSDGEHTVNGDHSDAHQSTFSHSSKEGSPSKEVSTEESPKKDKKKKKGLRTPSFLKKKKEKKKSSTPQPA; this is encoded by the exons ATGGCCGACACAGACACGGAGCCGCTGGCGAACGGCACGGCAGCGCTCTCCACGGAGGAGGAGGACGAGAGGATGAAGCAGCGCCCCGCTGACATCGACGCG GATGTCCGCGAGATGGAGCGTCGCAAGCGCGTGGAGGCGCTGATGTCGTCGAAGCTGTTCCGCGAGGAGTTGGAGCGCGTGCTGGACCAGCAGATGCACGAGGGGAGCGACGCGCCGCTGCTGCAGCGTATACGCGAGATGGTGGGGGGACGCCTGCATAGTGGCAGCATGCGG GGTCCCGCCTGCGTGCTCCCCATCAACGACATCCGCGGCATCGAGGGCGTCGGCTACGAGAAGGGCGAGAAGATCCTCCGCTGCAAGCTGGCGGCGGTGTACCGGCTCGTCGACCTGTTCGGCTGGACGCAGT CGGGCAACCACGGTCAGATCACGGCCCGTCTCAACACGGCAGTGGAGTCTGTGCTGACGACGCCGCGAGGTCTACTCCCGCACGAGGTGACCGCCTCCTCGCTGGTGAAGGTCGACATGCAGGGCTGTGTGCAGGACCAGGGGACCACTAACTTCCCCGTTAATGTTGAAG GCTTCGCCCTCCACGCAGCCGTCCACGCGGCCCGGCCCGACATCCGCGTGGTCTTACACGTGCGCTGCCCCGCCGCGCTGGCCGTGTCCGCCACCAAGCGCGGCCTGCTCCCGCTGTGCCACGAGGCCGCCGCGCTGGGGCCCGCGCCGCGCCACCGCCCCGCCGCGCCGCTCGACGACAGCGAGCGCGACCTGCTGGTCAGGGCGCTGGGGCCCAGTGCCAAG GTGCTGATCCTCTCCGGTGCTGGTGCTCTCTGCTGCGGCGGTACTCTTGAAGAAGCGTTCTTCCTCGCTCGCAACCTGACGGCGGCCTGCGAGGTGCAGCTCCGCCTGGCCGCTGTGCCCGCTGACGACCTGCAGCTGCTTGAGCCGCAGGAGATTCACCAG ATCTACGAGAGCGTGCACAAGCCCCCCGGCGACGCGCACAAGTGGCGCGTCGGCGGCGAGGAGTTCGAGGCGCTCATGCGCATGCTGGACAACGCCGGCTTCCGCACCGGCTACATCTACCGACACCCGCTCGTTAAG aaCGACGTGCCTCGTCCTAAGAACGACGTGGAGGTGCCGCCCGCCGTCTCCTCGCTCGGCTACCTGCTGGAGGAGGAGGAGCTGTACAGGCAAGG GTTATGGAAGAAGGGTCAAGGCAAGACAGGCGAGCGCACTCGCTGGCTGAACTCGCCCAACGTCTACCAGAAGGTCGAGGTGCTGGAGACCGGCACCGCGGACCCCAAGAAGATCACCAAG TGGGTGCAGGACGGGTCGCCCGCGCACTCGAGCACTCCCGTGAAGATCGACACGCTACAGTTCGTGCCCAAGAACACCAACCCCAAGGAGTTTAAGGCTCTGCAGCAGCAG ATCAAGGAGAACCGTCGTGCAGACAAGATATCTGCCGGTCCCCAGTCGCATATCCTGGAAGGAGTCACGTGGGACGAGGCCAGCAAGCTGATAGGAGAAGACGCCGCCAACACGCACACCGGCGACCATGTC GTCCTAATGGGCGCGGCGTCCAAGGGCATCATCCAGCGCGGCTACCAGCACAACGCGACCGTGTACAGCGCCCCGTACGCCAGGAACCCCTTCGACCACGTCACCGACACCGACATCGACGAGTACCGCCGCACTGTCGAGCGCAAGCAGCGgtctgact ACGACACAGACCTGTCGGAGTCGGAGGCGATCAGCGCGGCGCAGATGACGTCGCCCATTGACACCGAGGAGGAGTCGCGTGACG AGCACCGCGTCCTAAGAATAGAGACGAAACAAGCGCCCGTGCGCAGCCAACCAGAGGTCGTGCTCAGCGATG
- the Hts gene encoding protein hu-li tai shao isoform X9 has protein sequence MADTDTEPLANGTAALSTEEEDERMKQRPADIDADVREMERRKRVEALMSSKLFREELERVLDQQMHEGSDAPLLQRIREMVGGRLHSGSMRGPACVLPINDIRGIEGVGYEKGEKILRCKLAAVYRLVDLFGWTQSGNHGQITARLNTAVESVLTTPRGLLPHEVTASSLVKVDMQGCVQDQGTTNFPVNVEGFALHAAVHAARPDIRVVLHVRCPAALAVSATKRGLLPLCHEAAALGPAPRHRPAAPLDDSERDLLVRALGPSAKVLILSGAGALCCGGTLEEAFFLARNLTAACEVQLRLAAVPADDLQLLEPQEIHQIYESVHKPPGDAHKWRVGGEEFEALMRMLDNAGFRTGYIYRHPLVKNDVPRPKNDVEVPPAVSSLGYLLEEEELYRQGLWKKGQGKTGERTRWLNSPNVYQKVEVLETGTADPKKITKWVDANNEEWVQDGSPAHSSTPVKIDTLQFVPKNTNPKEFKALQQQIKENRRADKISAGPQSHILEGVTWDEASKLIGEDAANTHTGDHVVLMGAASKGIIQRGYQHNATVYSAPYARNPFDHVTDTDIDEYRRTVERKQRSDYDTDLSESEAISAAQMTSPIDTEEESRDEHRVLRIETKQAPVRSQPEVVLSDGEHTVNGDHSDAHQSTFSHSSKEGSPSKEVSTEESPKKDKKKKKGLRTPSFLKKKKEKKKSSTPQPA, from the exons ATGGCCGACACAGACACGGAGCCGCTGGCGAACGGCACGGCAGCGCTCTCCACGGAGGAGGAGGACGAGAGGATGAAGCAGCGCCCCGCTGACATCGACGCG GATGTCCGCGAGATGGAGCGTCGCAAGCGCGTGGAGGCGCTGATGTCGTCGAAGCTGTTCCGCGAGGAGTTGGAGCGCGTGCTGGACCAGCAGATGCACGAGGGGAGCGACGCGCCGCTGCTGCAGCGTATACGCGAGATGGTGGGGGGACGCCTGCATAGTGGCAGCATGCGG GGTCCCGCCTGCGTGCTCCCCATCAACGACATCCGCGGCATCGAGGGCGTCGGCTACGAGAAGGGCGAGAAGATCCTCCGCTGCAAGCTGGCGGCGGTGTACCGGCTCGTCGACCTGTTCGGCTGGACGCAGT CGGGCAACCACGGTCAGATCACGGCCCGTCTCAACACGGCAGTGGAGTCTGTGCTGACGACGCCGCGAGGTCTACTCCCGCACGAGGTGACCGCCTCCTCGCTGGTGAAGGTCGACATGCAGGGCTGTGTGCAGGACCAGGGGACCACTAACTTCCCCGTTAATGTTGAAG GCTTCGCCCTCCACGCAGCCGTCCACGCGGCCCGGCCCGACATCCGCGTGGTCTTACACGTGCGCTGCCCCGCCGCGCTGGCCGTGTCCGCCACCAAGCGCGGCCTGCTCCCGCTGTGCCACGAGGCCGCCGCGCTGGGGCCCGCGCCGCGCCACCGCCCCGCCGCGCCGCTCGACGACAGCGAGCGCGACCTGCTGGTCAGGGCGCTGGGGCCCAGTGCCAAG GTGCTGATCCTCTCCGGTGCTGGTGCTCTCTGCTGCGGCGGTACTCTTGAAGAAGCGTTCTTCCTCGCTCGCAACCTGACGGCGGCCTGCGAGGTGCAGCTCCGCCTGGCCGCTGTGCCCGCTGACGACCTGCAGCTGCTTGAGCCGCAGGAGATTCACCAG ATCTACGAGAGCGTGCACAAGCCCCCCGGCGACGCGCACAAGTGGCGCGTCGGCGGCGAGGAGTTCGAGGCGCTCATGCGCATGCTGGACAACGCCGGCTTCCGCACCGGCTACATCTACCGACACCCGCTCGTTAAG aaCGACGTGCCTCGTCCTAAGAACGACGTGGAGGTGCCGCCCGCCGTCTCCTCGCTCGGCTACCTGCTGGAGGAGGAGGAGCTGTACAGGCAAGG GTTATGGAAGAAGGGTCAAGGCAAGACAGGCGAGCGCACTCGCTGGCTGAACTCGCCCAACGTCTACCAGAAGGTCGAGGTGCTGGAGACCGGCACCGCGGACCCCAAGAAGATCACCAAG TGGGTGGATGCTAACAACGAAGAG TGGGTGCAGGACGGGTCGCCCGCGCACTCGAGCACTCCCGTGAAGATCGACACGCTACAGTTCGTGCCCAAGAACACCAACCCCAAGGAGTTTAAGGCTCTGCAGCAGCAG ATCAAGGAGAACCGTCGTGCAGACAAGATATCTGCCGGTCCCCAGTCGCATATCCTGGAAGGAGTCACGTGGGACGAGGCCAGCAAGCTGATAGGAGAAGACGCCGCCAACACGCACACCGGCGACCATGTC GTCCTAATGGGCGCGGCGTCCAAGGGCATCATCCAGCGCGGCTACCAGCACAACGCGACCGTGTACAGCGCCCCGTACGCCAGGAACCCCTTCGACCACGTCACCGACACCGACATCGACGAGTACCGCCGCACTGTCGAGCGCAAGCAGCGgtctgact ACGACACAGACCTGTCGGAGTCGGAGGCGATCAGCGCGGCGCAGATGACGTCGCCCATTGACACCGAGGAGGAGTCGCGTGACG AGCACCGCGTCCTAAGAATAGAGACGAAACAAGCGCCCGTGCGCAGCCAACCAGAGGTCGTGCTCAGCGATG